In a genomic window of Roseiflexus castenholzii DSM 13941:
- the pheS gene encoding phenylalanine--tRNA ligase subunit alpha yields the protein MSLIDQLNQLEQEALAALDHAADLTALAEWKSAYLGKQGALSRLSRGLGALPAEERPAAGARFNAARATLEQALERAEAQLKRAARQHAFEADQVDVTLPGRAPAVGRLHPTTQMLRTIYTILGEMGFQVWESPEVETDEFNFQLLNMPPDHPARDMWDTFYVETASGEPTLLLRTHTSPGQIYAMRANAPNPVRAILPGKCYRYEQVTARHEMQFFQVEGIAIGERISFADLKGTLVAFAERLYGKGVKTRFRPSYFPFTEPSVEFDIECFLCGGAGCRVCKHSGWLEILGAGMIHPTVLRNGGYDPEKVSGFAFGMGPERMAMLRYGIDDIRWFFSGDERFLQQF from the coding sequence ATCGATCAGTTGAATCAGCTTGAACAGGAGGCGCTCGCAGCGCTTGATCATGCCGCCGATCTGACGGCGCTCGCCGAATGGAAGAGCGCCTATCTTGGCAAGCAGGGGGCGCTTTCGCGTTTGAGTCGGGGGCTTGGCGCGCTGCCGGCCGAGGAACGTCCGGCTGCCGGAGCGCGTTTCAATGCCGCACGCGCCACGCTCGAACAGGCGCTCGAACGCGCTGAAGCGCAGTTGAAACGCGCGGCGCGTCAGCACGCCTTTGAAGCCGATCAGGTCGATGTTACCCTTCCCGGACGCGCTCCCGCCGTCGGACGGTTGCACCCCACCACGCAGATGCTTCGCACGATCTACACGATTCTGGGGGAGATGGGGTTTCAGGTGTGGGAAAGCCCGGAAGTCGAAACCGATGAGTTCAACTTCCAGTTGCTCAATATGCCACCAGACCATCCGGCGCGCGATATGTGGGATACATTCTATGTCGAAACTGCGTCCGGCGAACCGACGCTCCTGTTGCGCACGCATACGTCGCCGGGGCAGATCTATGCGATGCGCGCCAATGCGCCAAATCCGGTGCGCGCCATTCTGCCCGGCAAGTGTTATCGCTACGAACAGGTGACGGCGCGCCACGAGATGCAGTTCTTTCAGGTTGAAGGCATTGCCATCGGTGAACGGATTTCCTTCGCCGACCTGAAGGGAACGCTGGTGGCCTTCGCCGAACGGCTGTACGGTAAAGGGGTGAAAACCCGCTTCCGTCCGAGTTACTTCCCCTTCACCGAGCCAAGCGTCGAGTTCGATATCGAGTGCTTCCTCTGCGGCGGCGCGGGGTGTCGCGTCTGTAAGCATTCCGGGTGGCTCGAAATCCTTGGCGCGGGCATGATCCATCCCACGGTGTTGCGCAATGGCGGGTACGACCCGGAAAAGGTCAGCGGGTTTGCGTTCGGGATGGGACCAGAACGGATGGCGATGTTGCGCTATGGTATTGACGACATTCGCTGGTTCTTCAGCGGCGATGAGCGGTTTCTGCAACAGTTCTGA
- the pheT gene encoding phenylalanine--tRNA ligase subunit beta — protein sequence MRVPLSWLKEFVDITLSVEELAERLTRAGLECEGIERIGVEGADLPWDPEKIVIGGILEVRQHPNADRLVLADVDYGAGAPHTVVTGAPNLFPYKDKGRLSQPLKGVFAREGAELYDGHAEGWVKMRLKGRPVRGIMSDAMLCSEKELGLSEDHEGILILPDDAPVGMPLRDYLGDVVLKFDVLPNMARCLSILGVAREIAALTGASLRMPEMNVVEHGPPIEGRVRVTIEEPDLCPRFTATLIEGVTIGPSPLWMQRRLTMAGMRPINNIVDISNYVMLEFGGPNHMFDADRVADQHLIIRLARLGERLVTLDNKEHNLDASLGGGMLPLLVCDPRGPLSLAGVMGGASSEVSATTTRVLLEVAVWDPTIIRRMGTALRARSEASKRFERGVDYELPPLVQRRALSLLQRIAGGKVAQGMVDNYPRPWQPVILDLTPREVRRIVGVALSATEIADLLRPLGFACDLIDNGAVVRVTVPSSRRDVTMLADLCEEVARMYGYDRIPLTLMADALPEQRNNSSLELELRVRDLLAGAGLDEAITYSLTSMAAVAAVNPADADPSRYLRLANPLTPEREFLRRSLLPTLLEALAQNLRERERVLLFEIGRVYLKRAPGSDEPRPEEPRRLALALAGRRHERAWHTSDETFMDFFDLKGVVETLLARLNISGVQYVPVSDDPRFHPGRAARLERDGRVLGVIGELHPDVCERLEIAAPRAMAAELDLELIGALIEPVRYRAISRYPATTQDLSLVAAIDVPAERVTVTIRKYAGALLESLTLFDVYESEQVGVGKRSLTYRLVFRAPDRTLNDAEIAKIRQKIVRGLEHDLGATIRG from the coding sequence ATGCGTGTTCCTCTATCCTGGCTGAAAGAGTTCGTTGACATTACCCTGTCGGTCGAAGAACTTGCCGAACGGCTGACTCGTGCAGGGCTGGAGTGTGAGGGGATCGAACGGATTGGGGTCGAAGGCGCCGATCTGCCGTGGGACCCGGAGAAGATCGTGATCGGCGGCATTCTCGAAGTACGGCAGCACCCGAATGCCGACCGTCTGGTTCTCGCGGATGTGGATTACGGCGCCGGCGCGCCACACACGGTCGTCACCGGTGCGCCCAATCTCTTCCCCTACAAAGACAAAGGGCGCCTGTCGCAGCCGCTCAAGGGGGTCTTCGCGCGCGAAGGCGCGGAATTGTACGATGGTCATGCCGAAGGCTGGGTGAAGATGCGTCTGAAGGGGCGCCCGGTGCGCGGCATCATGTCGGACGCGATGCTCTGCTCGGAAAAGGAACTCGGTCTGTCCGAAGACCACGAAGGTATTCTGATCCTGCCGGACGATGCGCCGGTCGGGATGCCGTTGCGCGACTACCTTGGCGATGTGGTGCTGAAGTTCGATGTGCTGCCGAATATGGCGCGTTGTCTGTCGATCCTCGGCGTGGCGCGCGAAATCGCGGCGCTCACCGGCGCGTCGTTGCGCATGCCGGAGATGAACGTGGTTGAGCATGGTCCCCCAATCGAAGGGCGCGTCCGCGTGACAATCGAGGAACCCGACCTTTGCCCGCGCTTTACGGCGACTCTGATTGAGGGGGTCACGATTGGTCCGTCGCCGCTCTGGATGCAGCGCCGCCTGACGATGGCAGGCATGCGCCCGATCAACAACATTGTGGACATCAGCAACTATGTGATGCTCGAATTCGGCGGACCCAACCACATGTTCGACGCCGACCGCGTGGCAGACCAGCATTTGATCATTCGCCTGGCGCGCCTCGGTGAGCGCCTGGTGACGCTCGACAACAAAGAGCACAACCTGGATGCGTCGCTCGGTGGCGGGATGCTGCCGCTGCTGGTGTGCGACCCACGGGGACCGCTCAGCCTGGCAGGGGTCATGGGAGGCGCATCGAGCGAGGTGAGCGCGACCACAACTCGTGTATTGCTCGAAGTCGCCGTGTGGGATCCGACGATCATCCGGCGGATGGGAACTGCGCTGCGGGCGCGTTCGGAGGCGTCGAAGCGCTTTGAGCGCGGCGTGGATTACGAGCTGCCGCCGCTGGTGCAGCGCCGTGCTCTCTCGCTACTGCAACGGATCGCCGGCGGCAAAGTAGCGCAGGGGATGGTGGACAACTATCCGCGTCCGTGGCAACCGGTGATCCTTGATCTGACGCCGCGCGAGGTGCGTCGAATCGTCGGCGTTGCGCTGAGTGCCACCGAGATTGCCGATCTGTTGCGTCCGCTGGGTTTCGCCTGCGATCTCATCGACAATGGCGCAGTTGTGCGCGTCACCGTGCCGAGTTCACGGCGCGATGTGACCATGCTTGCCGATCTGTGCGAAGAAGTAGCGCGCATGTACGGGTATGATCGCATTCCGTTGACCCTGATGGCGGACGCGTTGCCCGAACAGCGCAACAATTCGTCGCTGGAATTGGAACTGCGGGTGCGTGACCTGCTGGCAGGCGCCGGATTGGATGAGGCGATCACGTACTCGCTGACCAGTATGGCAGCGGTGGCGGCGGTCAATCCGGCGGACGCGGACCCATCGCGCTATCTGCGGCTGGCGAACCCGCTGACCCCAGAACGCGAGTTTCTGCGCCGGTCGTTGCTGCCGACGCTGCTGGAGGCGCTGGCGCAGAACCTGCGCGAACGCGAACGAGTGCTCCTGTTCGAGATCGGGCGCGTTTACCTGAAACGCGCTCCTGGCAGCGATGAGCCGCGCCCCGAAGAACCGCGTCGACTGGCGCTGGCGCTGGCAGGTCGGCGGCACGAGCGCGCGTGGCATACATCGGACGAGACCTTCATGGATTTCTTCGACCTGAAGGGGGTTGTGGAGACGCTGCTGGCGCGGTTGAACATCTCCGGCGTGCAGTATGTTCCGGTGAGTGACGACCCGCGCTTCCATCCCGGGCGCGCGGCGCGGCTGGAACGCGATGGGCGCGTGCTCGGCGTCATCGGCGAGTTGCACCCCGATGTCTGTGAGCGGTTGGAGATCGCCGCGCCGCGCGCGATGGCCGCCGAACTCGATCTCGAACTGATCGGCGCACTGATCGAACCGGTGCGTTATCGCGCTATCTCGCGCTACCCGGCGACTACTCAGGACCTGTCGCTGGTGGCGGCGATTGATGTGCCGGCGGAACGAGTGACAGTGACCATCCGCAAATATGCCGGTGCGCTGCTCGAGTCGCTAACGCTCTTCGATGTGTACGAGAGCGAGCAGGTTGGCGTCGGCAAACGCAGCCTCACCTACCGGTTAGTGTTCCGCGCGCCGGACCGCACTCTCAACGACGCCGAGATTGCGAAAATCCGTCAGAAAATCGTGCGCGGGCTGGAACACGACCTTGGCGCGACGATTCGGGGATAA
- a CDS encoding Uma2 family endonuclease, with protein MTQTTIPVAPSDAAPADDPFRYGWRFVPRPTPDDPNHLEQVPLTLEDVLHPEVGDFIVHNDRHETDRMYLTEVLRMRLEESGAAIVLTDVRIAWDVPDLRPHGPDVTVIPGVQERQNWSTFEVAVEGARPALIIEITSPETRENDLERKVEHYARAGVAQYVIVDDVSRGRRERRLRLLDYWLEGGAYRLHPPDTAGRVHLIVANLWLGIEQDHVVCYDEHGVPFGDYATVVRQAAEAIARAQREAERAQREAERAQREAQAREAEARARQAAEERAQREAERAQREARARQAAEERAQREAERAQREAQAREAEARARQAAEERLRALEEELRRLRGG; from the coding sequence ATGACGCAAACGACCATTCCCGTCGCGCCGTCGGACGCGGCGCCAGCCGACGACCCGTTCCGCTACGGCTGGCGTTTCGTGCCGCGCCCAACTCCCGATGATCCCAACCATCTCGAACAGGTTCCGCTCACGCTGGAGGACGTCCTGCACCCGGAAGTGGGAGATTTCATCGTGCATAACGATCGCCACGAGACCGACCGCATGTATCTGACGGAAGTGCTACGCATGCGCCTGGAGGAGTCGGGCGCGGCGATCGTGCTGACCGATGTGCGCATTGCGTGGGACGTGCCCGACCTGCGCCCGCACGGACCGGATGTGACAGTCATTCCGGGCGTGCAGGAACGCCAGAACTGGAGCACGTTCGAGGTGGCGGTCGAGGGCGCGCGTCCGGCGCTGATTATCGAAATCACCTCGCCGGAGACGCGCGAGAACGACCTGGAGCGCAAGGTGGAGCACTATGCGCGAGCGGGGGTGGCGCAGTACGTGATTGTGGACGATGTCAGTCGTGGTCGTCGGGAGCGGCGTCTGCGCCTGCTCGACTACTGGCTGGAGGGGGGCGCATACCGGTTGCACCCGCCGGATACGGCGGGACGGGTGCATCTGATAGTGGCCAACCTGTGGCTGGGCATCGAGCAGGATCACGTCGTCTGCTACGACGAACACGGCGTTCCGTTCGGCGACTACGCGACTGTTGTGCGGCAGGCGGCGGAGGCGATAGCGCGGGCGCAGCGCGAAGCGGAGCGAGCACAGCGCGAAGCGGAGCGGGCGCAACGTGAAGCGCAGGCGCGCGAAGCCGAAGCGCGCGCGCGACAGGCAGCCGAGGAGCGGGCGCAGCGCGAAGCGGAGCGGGCGCAACGTGAAGCGCGCGCGCGACAGGCAGCCGAGGAGCGGGCGCAGCGCGAAGCGGAGCGGGCGCAACGTGAAGCGCAGGCGCGCGAAGCCGAAGCGCGCGCGCGACAGGCAGCCGAGGAGCGGCTGCGCGCGCTCGAAGAGGAACTGCGCCGGTTGCGCGGCGGTTAA
- a CDS encoding helix-turn-helix domain-containing protein, translating into MRSVTPELELPRLTSADLIERFGNDEVALRRYRMLAALLREGRAPGEVARTFGVSRESLRRLREAFRHGGLAALKSRKRGGGHFVRNSPLARALRQELAAEPGIAANVLWRRVQARLRNEGILDVPRSTFYRLLARLRDEESGIGAQSATIRLLREALVALPEDPPLTLGRSDLAKLLLADETDVQQRGRRLQAALRAAIEQLRPPDDAGPVLNDPRWRHYLIIAGEYEAGETRVDLQEALALSASTYSRAKREALERLATLMPAAIEALPPPAPPAHFYAPPSASVVGYETELDLYVASLRRDSLALIWGDTEEAFALSAALASHLHTRGQKVIWHAAAPPDIELRPGLRLLQTLAAALAAEGDDELWRHLALPEAIPQVWHLDLLANTIGGRRWTVVVANTHWLTDSDAVQTLDVLTTAYEQREIRLALAGRNLPLWADADRWPPLPGDQSALPEFLQRLARRTVTAQAPFSVEVVRERAMQLIDTLPINQVAFLQPDERDRLIAALAPVEQLLVTLRGAAGQMPP; encoded by the coding sequence ATGAGAAGTGTAACGCCTGAACTCGAACTCCCGCGCCTGACCAGCGCCGATCTGATCGAGCGGTTCGGCAACGACGAGGTGGCGCTACGGCGGTACCGTATGCTGGCAGCCCTGCTGCGCGAAGGGCGCGCACCGGGGGAAGTGGCGCGCACCTTCGGCGTCAGCCGCGAAAGCCTGCGGCGGCTGCGCGAAGCTTTCCGGCATGGTGGTCTGGCGGCGCTGAAGAGCCGCAAGCGCGGCGGAGGTCACTTTGTGCGCAACAGTCCGCTGGCGCGCGCGCTGCGCCAGGAACTCGCCGCTGAACCAGGCATTGCGGCGAATGTGCTCTGGCGTAGGGTGCAGGCACGCTTGCGCAACGAGGGTATCCTCGACGTGCCACGCAGCACATTCTACCGACTGCTGGCGCGTCTGCGCGATGAGGAAAGCGGCATTGGAGCACAGAGCGCCACCATACGCCTGCTGCGCGAGGCGCTTGTCGCGCTCCCCGAAGACCCGCCGCTCACCCTGGGACGCAGCGATCTGGCAAAACTGCTGCTGGCAGACGAAACCGATGTTCAGCAGCGTGGACGCCGCCTGCAAGCAGCGCTGCGCGCCGCTATCGAACAATTGCGCCCACCAGACGACGCCGGTCCAGTGCTGAACGACCCGCGCTGGCGACACTACCTGATCATCGCCGGTGAGTATGAGGCGGGTGAAACGCGCGTCGATCTCCAGGAAGCGTTGGCATTGAGTGCAAGCACCTATAGCCGGGCGAAGCGCGAGGCGCTGGAGCGCCTGGCGACCCTGATGCCCGCTGCTATCGAAGCGTTGCCGCCGCCAGCGCCGCCAGCGCACTTCTATGCCCCTCCATCCGCATCTGTGGTTGGTTACGAAACCGAACTCGATCTGTACGTCGCATCGCTGCGACGCGATAGCCTGGCACTTATCTGGGGCGACACTGAAGAAGCGTTCGCCCTGTCAGCCGCGCTTGCATCCCATCTGCACACTCGCGGACAGAAGGTGATCTGGCACGCCGCTGCGCCACCCGACATCGAACTACGTCCGGGTTTGCGCCTGTTGCAGACACTTGCTGCCGCGCTCGCGGCTGAGGGCGACGATGAGCTGTGGCGCCATTTGGCGCTACCGGAGGCTATCCCGCAGGTCTGGCACCTCGACCTGCTGGCAAACACGATTGGTGGACGGCGCTGGACCGTGGTAGTGGCAAACACGCACTGGCTGACCGACAGCGATGCTGTGCAAACGCTCGACGTTTTGACAACGGCATACGAGCAGCGTGAGATTCGTCTGGCGCTTGCCGGGCGCAACCTGCCGCTCTGGGCGGATGCCGACCGCTGGCCCCCACTTCCAGGCGATCAATCAGCGTTGCCGGAATTCCTCCAGCGCCTGGCACGTCGCACTGTAACGGCGCAAGCGCCGTTCTCCGTCGAAGTCGTGCGCGAACGCGCAATGCAACTGATCGATACGCTGCCGATTAATCAGGTCGCATTTCTGCAACCCGACGAACGTGACCGTCTGATTGCAGCCCTCGCGCCCGTCGAGCAACTGTTGGTGACCCTCCGCGGCGCGGCAGGGCAGATGCCGCCGTAA
- a CDS encoding CHAT domain-containing protein: MPVDFDKLTLTPISACLVVEETASLWQIHAMLPPDRNDRLYRFVIVPRADGMFIVARWIEVEEIVHRLMRYQDVRGWTLPELAACPLPLNYVEPDEHLTTKLAEVPLATLIQRLSPVQGMDRQANSTYEARTVRDRHPGRRVVVLDSGTIYGVIFAELLTAGNVAFDPFRRETASAKPPMADDGDAMGDIEPDLLRSAAPLPEQITDVERSGSVTPESLPAERTPESALLNQIAGAQDDRVFNLWIEQRLQREVEITGGGRTLTRIVPPGEALAIGGMYAVNVNVAPPLASAHVRTGGVEQAEAMSAAAQIEVDVRLVADSAFFKVYGIPQQKIIFPRGGVSKNIAGFIIEPIQQGIGEITALLSLNQKPFQKIVAQVAIGEAALADLPAEPVRASGLTLAAATATTRSPLAYPTEMDASLIIIRETTGYTFILSLGSGYTVARLNLAEKEIVDVIRRARAAFLEKIVKRLDTARNVYVYQLKDTTIPETIHQEALRDLRQIGDLLFRSLFFAPGSGDDGKELGRLLRTATAERELRINVIAERFAFPWSLVYALPFKPSDPVDPMGFWGYRHIIEHTPQFSARQPAVFAPELNTSERLHVGFVFDQTIDTQFNAPIIAEQRQILPGIDGVAVTEYGTRDAFLDLLSRSQNVPQIIYFYGHAVSRSPGEKDAATGIEYGLGDSYLSVNGEAVTLDDMNLYAGLDLDRFDSAPLVVLNACESAELSPELYNGLVPYLIGRGARGIIGTEVLMPAFFAAEFAPALLRRFVAGNTRLGDLLRDMRREYLREKRNVLPLIYALYSNAELIVKRG, encoded by the coding sequence ATGCCTGTCGACTTCGATAAACTCACCCTGACGCCGATCAGCGCTTGCCTGGTCGTCGAAGAGACGGCGTCGCTCTGGCAGATCCATGCCATGCTGCCGCCGGATCGCAATGACCGCCTGTACCGCTTCGTCATCGTTCCACGTGCCGATGGTATGTTTATCGTCGCGCGCTGGATCGAGGTCGAGGAGATCGTCCATCGCCTCATGCGCTACCAGGACGTTCGCGGCTGGACACTCCCTGAACTTGCCGCCTGTCCCCTGCCGCTGAATTATGTAGAGCCGGATGAACACCTCACGACCAAACTGGCGGAGGTTCCGCTGGCGACCCTGATCCAGCGCCTGTCGCCTGTACAGGGAATGGATCGCCAGGCGAACTCCACTTACGAGGCGCGCACTGTCCGCGACCGTCATCCCGGCAGGCGCGTCGTCGTGCTCGACAGCGGCACGATCTACGGAGTCATTTTCGCGGAACTGCTCACGGCTGGCAACGTCGCCTTCGACCCGTTCCGGCGCGAAACGGCGTCGGCAAAGCCGCCGATGGCTGACGATGGCGACGCCATGGGCGACATTGAGCCTGATCTGCTGCGTTCTGCCGCACCGTTGCCCGAACAGATCACAGATGTCGAACGGAGTGGAAGTGTCACACCTGAATCACTCCCTGCCGAGCGCACACCAGAGTCGGCGCTGCTCAACCAGATTGCCGGCGCCCAGGATGACCGCGTCTTCAACCTGTGGATCGAGCAGCGATTGCAACGCGAAGTGGAGATCACCGGTGGCGGCAGAACCCTGACGCGCATTGTGCCGCCGGGCGAAGCGCTGGCGATCGGTGGGATGTATGCTGTCAATGTGAATGTTGCGCCGCCGCTCGCCAGCGCTCATGTGCGGACGGGAGGCGTTGAGCAGGCGGAAGCGATGAGCGCTGCTGCACAGATCGAGGTGGATGTGCGCCTGGTCGCCGACAGCGCATTCTTCAAGGTGTACGGCATCCCTCAGCAAAAGATCATCTTTCCGCGCGGCGGGGTCTCGAAAAATATCGCCGGGTTCATCATCGAGCCGATCCAGCAGGGGATCGGTGAGATTACGGCGCTCCTCTCACTCAACCAGAAGCCGTTCCAGAAGATCGTCGCGCAGGTGGCAATCGGCGAAGCGGCGCTGGCGGACCTTCCTGCCGAACCGGTGCGCGCCAGCGGGCTGACCCTCGCCGCCGCAACTGCAACGACGCGCAGTCCACTCGCGTATCCAACCGAAATGGACGCCAGCCTGATTATTATCCGCGAAACCACCGGCTATACCTTTATCCTTTCACTGGGAAGCGGGTACACCGTCGCACGCCTGAACCTGGCGGAGAAGGAGATCGTGGATGTCATCCGCCGGGCGCGTGCCGCGTTCCTGGAGAAAATCGTCAAGCGACTCGACACGGCGCGCAATGTCTATGTCTACCAACTGAAAGACACGACGATCCCAGAGACGATCCACCAAGAAGCGCTGCGCGACCTGCGGCAGATCGGCGATCTGCTCTTCCGCTCGTTATTCTTCGCTCCCGGCAGTGGCGACGATGGAAAGGAACTGGGGCGCCTGCTACGCACCGCAACCGCCGAACGCGAATTGCGCATCAATGTCATTGCCGAACGCTTCGCCTTCCCCTGGTCGCTGGTCTATGCCCTGCCCTTCAAACCGTCCGATCCGGTCGATCCTATGGGGTTCTGGGGCTACCGTCACATCATCGAACACACGCCGCAATTCAGTGCGCGCCAGCCTGCCGTCTTCGCACCTGAACTCAACACTAGCGAGCGGCTTCACGTTGGGTTTGTTTTCGATCAGACCATCGATACGCAGTTCAATGCACCGATCATCGCCGAACAACGCCAGATTCTGCCCGGCATCGACGGCGTGGCCGTCACCGAGTACGGCACCCGTGACGCATTCCTCGATCTGCTGAGCCGTTCCCAGAATGTGCCGCAGATCATCTACTTCTACGGGCACGCAGTCAGTCGCTCGCCGGGCGAAAAGGATGCAGCAACCGGGATTGAATACGGCTTGGGCGACTCCTATTTGAGCGTCAATGGCGAAGCGGTTACACTCGACGACATGAACCTGTACGCCGGACTGGACCTCGACCGGTTCGACAGCGCGCCGCTGGTGGTGCTCAACGCCTGCGAAAGCGCTGAACTGTCACCGGAGCTGTACAACGGTCTGGTTCCCTACCTGATTGGGCGCGGCGCGCGCGGTATCATTGGCACGGAAGTGTTAATGCCCGCCTTTTTCGCTGCGGAGTTTGCGCCTGCTCTGCTGCGCCGTTTTGTCGCCGGCAATACGCGCCTTGGCGATCTGCTACGCGATATGCGGCGCGAGTATTTACGCGAGAAACGCAATGTGCTGCCGTTGATCTATGCGCTCTACAGCAATGCCGAGCTGATTGTCAAGCGTGGTTAG
- a CDS encoding N-acetylmuramoyl-L-alanine amidase: MTSQDVTTGTPPMIGRCLTIPQWLDYVARYQFGQLTPSKVVLHHTWRPTVQQWRGLASMQGMQRYYANKGWASAPHIYVAPDGIWLFTPMKDIGIHAGPGNGSLKAGWYSIGVEMVGDYDRERPSGAVWEGTKAVLGGLSRRLNIPPATLLAFHRDYSKKSCPGWAVTKEWVLGEVNAWLNNAAPPPPPPPGPIGSIPPEIEELAEALLEQSYARRAEGYNSSWAFHQFAVENNLGFPMAKSQRLQHGGKTYAYQPFARDTLFCESPNWGDVQRLSQLLAGSIPPPGTLGRALLDATYATGGSPFRPDWAFHQYAVAGQTLGPPLEPSKKLVVDGVSYSYQVFATDTIFNRGTEWQNIQRLSALANTTNPAQAKVRDELLKATYAAAGQQYRPDWAFHQLARQWNLGAPLGKTDPITVGDKQYNFQVYATDTIYNIVPNWSDVKRLSAIFGPQQMLLAAPAPVARLLSPGAVFAPEWDAFHIQRFAVAGRAPSAYGSRSGSKIRLIVLHGDAGPALQSLETMAMPGSPRMPHYYVAAHGAIYQLIDDEFAAFHSGMAYWDGARRNINRSSIGVMLERPHTGYTDASQRALSWLIAHLRAKYNIPASGVVRWSDLSPDAAGDLADLPGNWYREG; this comes from the coding sequence TTGACCTCACAAGACGTCACTACCGGCACACCGCCCATGATCGGGCGTTGCCTGACCATTCCGCAATGGCTCGACTACGTTGCCCGCTATCAGTTCGGGCAGTTGACCCCATCGAAAGTGGTGCTGCACCACACCTGGCGCCCAACGGTGCAGCAGTGGCGCGGTCTTGCCTCGATGCAGGGAATGCAGCGCTACTATGCCAATAAGGGATGGGCATCCGCCCCCCATATTTATGTCGCTCCCGACGGTATCTGGCTGTTTACGCCAATGAAAGACATCGGCATCCATGCCGGTCCCGGCAATGGCAGCCTGAAAGCCGGATGGTACTCTATCGGCGTCGAGATGGTCGGCGACTACGACCGTGAGCGGCCATCAGGCGCAGTGTGGGAAGGAACAAAAGCGGTGCTTGGCGGGTTATCGCGGCGGCTGAATATCCCCCCCGCAACCCTGCTCGCCTTCCACCGCGACTACAGCAAGAAAAGTTGCCCCGGATGGGCGGTTACAAAAGAATGGGTGCTCGGCGAGGTCAATGCCTGGCTCAACAATGCTGCGCCGCCGCCGCCGCCACCGCCCGGTCCGATCGGTTCCATTCCGCCGGAGATCGAGGAACTCGCCGAGGCGCTGCTCGAGCAGAGTTACGCCCGTCGCGCCGAGGGGTACAACAGCAGTTGGGCGTTCCATCAGTTCGCCGTCGAGAACAATCTGGGCTTTCCAATGGCGAAGAGCCAGCGATTGCAACACGGCGGGAAGACCTACGCCTATCAGCCGTTTGCCCGTGATACGCTCTTTTGCGAATCGCCGAACTGGGGCGACGTACAGCGCCTGTCGCAGTTGCTCGCCGGTTCTATTCCGCCGCCGGGAACACTCGGACGCGCTCTGCTCGACGCCACCTACGCCACCGGCGGCTCGCCGTTTCGCCCCGATTGGGCATTCCACCAGTACGCCGTTGCCGGCCAGACTCTTGGTCCGCCGCTGGAGCCGAGCAAGAAACTGGTGGTGGACGGAGTTTCCTACAGTTATCAGGTCTTCGCCACCGACACGATTTTCAACCGTGGCACGGAATGGCAGAACATTCAGCGCCTTAGCGCGCTCGCCAACACCACGAACCCGGCGCAGGCAAAGGTGCGCGACGAACTGCTCAAAGCCACTTACGCCGCCGCCGGGCAACAGTACCGCCCCGACTGGGCATTCCACCAACTTGCCCGGCAATGGAACCTCGGCGCGCCGCTGGGGAAAACCGACCCGATCACCGTCGGCGACAAACAGTACAACTTCCAGGTCTACGCCACCGACACGATCTACAACATTGTGCCGAACTGGAGCGACGTGAAGCGCCTGAGCGCAATCTTCGGACCGCAACAAATGCTGCTCGCCGCTCCCGCGCCGGTCGCCAGGCTTCTGTCGCCGGGCGCGGTTTTTGCGCCGGAATGGGACGCCTTCCACATTCAACGCTTTGCGGTTGCCGGGCGCGCGCCGAGTGCGTATGGCAGTCGGAGCGGCTCGAAGATTCGCCTGATCGTCCTCCACGGCGATGCAGGACCGGCGCTTCAATCGCTCGAAACGATGGCAATGCCCGGATCGCCACGCATGCCGCACTACTATGTCGCCGCTCATGGCGCGATCTATCAGTTGATCGACGACGAGTTCGCTGCATTCCACAGCGGCATGGCGTACTGGGACGGCGCGCGGCGCAACATCAACCGCAGCAGCATCGGCGTCATGCTGGAACGTCCGCACACCGGCTACACCGATGCATCCCAACGCGCTCTTTCCTGGTTGATTGCCCATCTGCGCGCGAAATACAACATCCCGGCATCCGGCGTCGTCCGCTGGAGCGATCTGTCACCCGACGCCGCCGGCGATCTCGCCGATCTGCCGGGGAACTGGTATCGGGAGGGGTGA